In Dromiciops gliroides isolate mDroGli1 chromosome 5, mDroGli1.pri, whole genome shotgun sequence, the following are encoded in one genomic region:
- the LOC122730112 gene encoding 60S ribosomal protein L23a-like translates to MVLKVKKEALVPHKMEAKAKALKAKKAVLKGVHSHKKKIRTSPTFQRPKTLRLGRQPKYSQKRTPRRSKLDHSAIIKFPLTTESTMKKIEENNTLVFIVDVKGNKHQIKQAVKKLYDIDVAKVNTLIRPDGEKKAHV, encoded by the coding sequence ATGGTGCTGAAGGTGAAGAAGGAAGCGCTTGTTCCCCACAAGATGGAAGCCAAGGCCAAGGCCTTGAAGGCCAAGAAGGCAGTATTGAAGGGTGTGCACAGCCACAAAAAGAAGATCCGAACATCCCCCACCTTCCAGAGACCCAAGACTCTAAGACTTGGAAGGCAGCCCAAGTACTCTCAGAAAAGGACCCCGAGGAGAAGCAAGCTTGACCACTCTGCCATCATTAAGTTTCCCTTGACCACTGAGTCTACTATGAAGAAGATAGAGGAAAACAACACCCTTGTCTTCATCGTGGATGTCAAGGGCAACAAGCATCAGATTAAGCAAGCTGTAAAGAAGCTTTACGACATCGATGTGGCCAAGGTCAACACACTGATCAGGCCTGATGGAGAGAAGAAGGCCCATGTCTGA